The following are from one region of the Thiohalorhabdus sp. Cl-TMA genome:
- the rsgA gene encoding ribosome small subunit-dependent GTPase A has product MDDQNALARMGWHNDFLTQLDLEELETARPVRVADTDGRSVRILEAAGDERRLGLPPSTHPADRPLVGDWLLLDPDGGLRRRLERRTHLARRAAGTAERAQPMAANVDTLFVVMGLDGDFSPSRLERYLVMAREGEVDAVAVLTKPDLAKDPENARRSIEALPGHDGVVTLDPRHDDAAAALAPWLTSGATVAVMGSSGVGKSTLLNRLAGGEVEATGGVRKGDGKGHHTTTHRALYPLPSGAWLLDTPGMRELRLGEATEGLAEVFEDIERLARQCRFRDCAHEQEPGCAVRAAVEAGDLDPRRLRNWHKLLREQQRLAETEAEQRERHRDFHRYARKVMRTKRDQTGRS; this is encoded by the coding sequence ATGGACGACCAGAATGCGCTGGCCCGCATGGGCTGGCACAACGACTTTTTGACCCAGCTCGACCTGGAGGAGCTGGAAACCGCCCGTCCCGTGCGCGTGGCCGATACGGACGGGCGCAGTGTGCGGATCCTCGAGGCCGCCGGCGATGAGCGGCGCCTCGGGCTGCCACCTTCCACCCATCCCGCCGACCGCCCCCTGGTGGGCGACTGGCTGCTTTTGGACCCGGACGGCGGTTTGCGCCGCCGCCTGGAGCGGCGCACCCATCTGGCGCGGCGTGCCGCCGGCACGGCGGAGCGGGCCCAGCCCATGGCCGCCAACGTGGACACCCTGTTCGTGGTCATGGGCCTGGACGGCGATTTCAGCCCCTCGCGCCTGGAACGCTACTTGGTGATGGCCCGGGAGGGCGAGGTGGATGCGGTGGCGGTCCTCACCAAGCCCGATCTCGCCAAGGATCCAGAGAATGCCCGCCGCTCCATCGAGGCCCTGCCCGGACACGACGGCGTGGTGACGCTGGATCCGCGCCACGACGATGCGGCCGCGGCCCTCGCTCCCTGGCTGACTTCGGGCGCCACTGTCGCGGTAATGGGCTCCAGCGGGGTAGGCAAGTCCACCCTGCTCAACCGCCTGGCCGGCGGTGAGGTGGAGGCCACCGGCGGGGTGCGCAAGGGCGACGGCAAGGGCCACCACACCACCACCCACCGCGCCCTCTATCCCCTACCCAGCGGGGCCTGGCTGCTGGATACCCCGGGCATGCGGGAGCTGCGGCTGGGGGAGGCCACCGAGGGCCTCGCGGAGGTATTCGAGGACATCGAGCGGCTCGCCAGGCAGTGCCGCTTCCGCGACTGCGCCCACGAGCAGGAGCCCGGCTGCGCGGTGCGCGCCGCCGTTGAGGCCGGAGACCTGGACCCCCGCCGGCTGCGGAACTGGCACAAGCTGTTGCGCGAGCAGCAGCGGCTGGCGGAGACGGAGGCCGAGCAGCGCGAGCGCCACCGGGACTTCCACCGTTATGCCCGCAAGGTGATGCGGACCAAACGGGATCAGACGGGACGGTCCTGA